A segment of the Triticum urartu cultivar G1812 chromosome 1, Tu2.1, whole genome shotgun sequence genome:
ATTCACCAATAAGAATCCATGATCATTTACACTACTTTTTGTTTTGTCACTTGAAGATATGCAAACAGGAAAGATGTTACATCGTGGAAATCACGAAGTTCTACAATTAACAATAGTCCAGGATAGCAATTGAACTCGGTTTACAAACAAAAACTAGCTCAAAGTATCAGATGAAGTTTCATTAATTTCATTTAATCAAATCAACGGAACATGTTGAGTTAGATAAAATTAGCATCCCACTACTTAGTTCTGCACCATTAAACAGAAGAACACTGTAACGTGAGCTGTATTTTGAGAACTAAAAAAATGCAATACAAACTTTGTGAAGCCATACCTCACGACAGCCTGGATGTGGGCAAATATAATCCTTTGTCCATTGTCCTGTGTGAATAAGATGACGCACCTTCAAATTTCTACAGAAAAAAATTCACCATGTGTGCCACAACATGATACCTTTCCATGTTGAGTTCCTTGGCGCAGGCAGTCGGTATAAATCACCACTTGAATAAGCAGAAACGGAaacatctactccctccgttccaaaatagatgacccaactttgtaccaagttagtataaagttgagtcatctattttggaacggagggagtagctacTTTATCACCATCCAGACAAGATTTACTACCACACGGTGGAAGGCAGATATATTACATAAATGGATCATCTCAACAAAATGACCAAACAACATCAGTAAGTGTCTGTTCACATCCGCGCAATCTAATTCTACCATAATTATAATGCCCACTTAGTTCCGTTCGTTGCTAGTTTTCAGCGTAGGCATACACCAAACTTACTAAAAGGAAGCAGACAACCACATCTAAACAACCTAGGGCACACGCTCCAGCGGAATGTCAGTAAACAGGGAAAATAATGAATGTCCAGCTAGTCTTCATCTTCTTCTGTTTCCTCATCGTCGGCGTTCTGGTTACCGTATCTCCAGCCATCTTCTACATTGTTACCACCAGGATCTTCCTCGGTCTCTTCACTGTCATCGTCATACATACCCTTGCCTGGCCACTGGTTCTTTGCACCACTGGTATCAACACCCATCCTGCTGGAAACCTTGACATTGTAGGCGTTAGATGGAGGGGCCCTGTGCACTTGGCTTGTCTTGCTCCTTTTCGGGTTTGGCGCAATGTCACCACCGTCAGCATAGTTATACCCCGCTGCAGGTGTGGCGGACCTACCATTGTTTTCTTGATTGTGGTCAGGGTGCTGAGTCTTGAGATGGAGGTTGAGTTTGTAACCGTGGATGTAGGCTTTCCCACAGCCTTCGTAGGGGCAGACATAAGGGCGCTCACTGGAAAAGCTTGGTGGTGTGGGCGCAGAAGGCTTTGGGGTTGCTTGTATGGAAGGCTTTATGGTGCTTTGTGGTTTTTCTGCTGGTGGTGTATGCTGCACTGCAATAGGAGATCCAGTCTGCATCATGGCCACAAAAGACACAGTAAGTAAAACATAAGACTGACAAGATTCATATACACAACTGCAAACCGCGTTATGCAAGTGTGGCACCATGGGCATTTTAATAAATGATTATGTAGTTGGGATAGTAGGACACTAATCTGATAAACTAGATCACACTCCAACTTAATGTATTCATGGCATCCATTGTTCCAATCGGAAAACAGTTAACAAAGTTCCTCAGTGGATCAAATATGTCAGGGATAAAACTGAACATGTACCGCAGAACTTCATGGAACTAGCATGTATAGAAGGAAAAGATGATCCAAAAGATGAACATGGAAGTCAATGTGGTATAGCAACATACCTTTTCATGTGTCTTAATATGGCATTTTAATTTGAAGTCGCTTGTAAATCTTTTGCCACATGCTGGGAAGGGACATATATGATAATTTTCCACAGCATGTGTTTTGAGGTGTGCACGCAAGTTAAAATCCAATGAGAAGGCCTGCAATTCAGAGGATTTGTTTGTTAGAACAGGTAAAATATACCATAGTGAAACGATTAACCAATATGAAAGCATAAACCAACCAGACACTTGTAAATATGCAATCAGGAAGTTGTGGAGTTGTACAAAGTAGAAACCTCTAAAATTAGCAACAGTTTAGGCCCATAGCAATTGAATTTACATGCATTAAACTAGCTTGAGGGGTCAGGGAAAGTTTTATTAAGTTCATCAAATCAAATCCGCAAAGCATCTTCAGTTAGATAGAATCTGGCATGCCACTTAGTTTGGTAGCATTAGATAGAAGAACACTGTAATTTAAAAATGTAAGTTGTATGGTGAAAATTAGAAGCAAAAAATGAGAAGGCCTGAAATTCAGAGGATTTGTTTGTTAGAACATGTAAAACGTACCATAGTGAAAGTATTCACCAATAAGAAAGCATAAACCAACCACTCACTTGCAAAGATGCAAACAGGAAATTGTGGCGTAGTAGAAAGTAAACCTCTAAAATTAGAAACAGATTAGGCACGTAGCAATTGAATTTACAAGCATAAAACTAGCTTGAGGGATCAGGGGAAGTTtcattaagttcatctaatcaaatcaGCGGAACATCTTCAGTTCGATAGAATTGGTGCCACTCAACTTAGTTTTGGATCACCAGATAGAAGAACACTGTAACTATAAATGTAAGTTGTATGGTGAGAATTAGATGCAAAGAATGCTGTCGTGAAATAGAATGTGAATCCCTACCTTACCACAGCCTGGATGTGGGCAAACGAAATCCTTTTGTCCTGTGTGAGTAAGGTGGTGCCTCTTCAACTTTGAGCTATCTACAAATTTCTGCAAAACAAACAGAAAAAGGATTCATCATTTCTGTACAAAAGGAACAGTCACATAGTTAGGAATTACATTCTCCCATCAACAGTGAGCGCACATATAACGGTCGTTTCGTTCATGAGTTACCCGTATAGGACATAAGCAAAGGTCTTATATGTATAGTTGCACTGAAACAAATCTATTGGGCCTTAAATCCATCAATAACTATGCAAAACAGAGAAAGGTCCTAGTGGACAGAAAGATAAAGAGCTTAAAACCATTTTGCATATGAGACTGAAATCACAGGGAAGTTTGTCAACGCTAGTAAACGGATAAGTTCACCAACACGAGCATAAACATTGCTAAATGTGTAAGGTACTTTTGGAGTTACCTTCCCACAGCCGGGCTCCTGGCAAACGTACTGCCTCTCGCCGTGCACGTGAGCATGCTTCCTCAAGGCAGCCACGTCAACAAAGGTCTTGCCGCAGTTGTCGTAGCTGCAGAGGAAGAGTATCTCCGTGGCCGGCTCAACCTTGCGCGGCTGCGCCTCCGGCTCCTGCCCCACGCCGCCGTTCTCCTTCAGATTCTTGTACACGTCCTCTGCACACAGGTTACGCAGAAGCCAATCGCCAATTAGACATTGCAGGCAATCGCACGACCAGCTCAAACTGAACGACAAACTACAGAGGATAAGATAAATTTTGCTCTGCAATTCAGGATAAGATGCACTAAATTTTGCATCAGTCACTGCAGGCAGCCGCGCAGTCTGCTCAAACTAGTGGGCAAGACAAAATTTGTCCTATGATTCATGATAAGATGAAGAACAAATGCGTCAGATCGACATTGTCGGTCCGTTAGGCTCCAGGCTACACATCCGCCGATTcaaggggaggggaggggaggaggggggaggtTCAGGGGGGAGCGCGCGGTACCTCTGACCCACTTGAAGAGGGCGCACTTGGAGCCGGGGGAGGCGAGATCCTGCGGGATCCTGCAACGCAACGACAACGCAACGGCGACGGCGCCGGTCAGTCAAGTCAGTCccgcgcggcggggcggcgatcTCGGAGACGGACGGGCATCAGCGAGGGGAGGGGCGCGGGACGTACCACTGCTTGACCcagcgggcggcggggcgcgggcggcggcggagcgtctgcggcggcggctgcggctgcTGCGCGGGCGGGTAGTAGTAGTATCCCCCGGCGCCCGCCGCCGCGTACTCCATGCCGCCGGGGCTGGCtgtcccctctccctccctccctccgcGCTGCGCGATGCGGCCGCCGGCGCCGTCGAGTGAGCTCTCCCctccccttctctctctctctctagggTTCTtcggctctctctctctctctctgggcAGGCAGGCCGCTCGCTCCCTCGGCCTTGGCCGGAAAACGTCGCATGACTCCGATTTGTATCCGagaataatttcttttcttctttgTCTTTGACAGGGTTTTTCTAAGCATCCTATTAAAAAAAATTACAAGTGTTTTTATGGTGGTTGTGATTCGGTAACATGAAATATTTGTGTTCAGATATACCGATTGTTTTTTAACAGATATATACCGATTGTTAATGGTACGCGGTTGTTTGTCGAAGTTGATATCTCGGTCCGATAGAATGCGGTTTACGGTTTTTTTAGATGAAGGAGGGTGTAATGTGAATTGTGTAGCGAGCACGGAGGAGATACGGCTCAATTTCCCTTTTAGAGCACACACACGGTGTGCTGATTAATTAGCCGCCTCTAACACTCACTTTAGTGGTATATACTGTTTTTTCTTTATCGATTCGTGGAAAAACCAccccctctgtaaataaatataGGACCCGTTTAGATCACTGCTTATAGTGATCCAAACGATCTATACAGGGATACATATTGTTTTACGTACATGTTGTTTCTATGGAGTTTATCTTATAGATCAGAAAAAACTTTTATGCACTACGTGATTTTGCGTCATGCTGGAGGACAAACAAATGGACCCAACTTAAGGGTTAGGTTTCCTTCAGCCACGACCAATGCTCTTAGGGCATGAGAGGCTTCACATGGCAATTGCCCCGTGTGAAAAAATAGTTTCGGGTATCTTCATTTGTTTTTCCTCTCCAATGGAAGCAGCCACCACCGGTGGGCCTTGTCAAGCAAGCAAAATTTTTAGGATTTGAGTACACGTGCATGCATGCATCTATTATCCTCCACCCTACCTTCCCTATGTTTCACAATAGGATCACCTTCTCTCCCCTCAGGCATCCGCCTCCTGCAAAAGAGCCTATGACACCATCCGAGCCAATCTTTGTTAGACATCCGAGCTACATGGCCTGTGGCGCAGCATGTTGAGGCTATGCGGGTGCGCTAGGTCGCAGGGAAAAGGTGCGAGTAGGGAGGAGGGTGACATGGTGTGAGGGATGATGGGAGGAGGGTCGAGCGGAGGGTGGAGGCGGCGGCCACCGTGCGGGAAGATAACACTTAGGTGAATCTTTTTTTTTGTTCACATGGAAAGGGAGCTGCCTACTCGGTTAACGGGTGAAGAGGATCTTCAATAAAATTAAGAAACATTGTTTTTTCTCCGATAAAATTTAGGGTTCATTGTAGGTTACTTTTTTTTCTCGAGTTTCAATAAGTTGTATAGGTATAGGGGGGCTGTTTTAGAATCTTTGGCAGCGATACTCAAAGCTCAAGCACAAAAATATATCATGCAATTTTGCGGATTCTCAGTCGATTTCAACATTAAAAACACATATCACTTAGCTTGGGAGCCAAAAAAACTATATATGCCAAGTCGATCTTTCCCCCTTATCTATCAACACAATGAGAATTTTTCACAAAACCACATTTCAAAATCTTCAATTTTATTTTCATAAGCAAACAATCAAACACCAGTGTGCTTGATACAGCTAGTAGTTGGCATCACAAAATACGCACTAAACATAACAAACACAACATTCACTCCACATGCCCCAGACATAACAAAATGAATCTAGACACTGGAGTTACACACAAAAGTGGAACTAGGTCTAACTTTGCTTATTCATTCATCACGTCCCAAGAGGCTCATCGCCGATTATTACTCCAAACAATAAATACAACAGGTGCTAGGTACGACGAGTAGATACAGGTAGCTTTGTGTTGCCGAACATAGAATAAAATTACAGATGGAGGGCGTGGAAATCCCTATGATCCCAACCACATTATGTTCCTTGATCATGAACACAGAAGTAGAACCACAGTGTAATGCCAAACAAGTCTCTAAGAAGAAATAAACCCTTTCAAACAGAATACAATGATGGACCGTATGCTCCTTGCTTGCAAGCGATTTGTTTCTAGTCGGCGCGGGATTGGCCGGCACGCGAGGAGAGGATGATGCCGACGATGAGGCCGTACAGGGCAAGGGCTTCGGCAAAGATAAGGATGAGGATCATTCCGACGAACAGCTTGGGCTGCTGCGCGTTGGCCCTGCAAAGAAGGTTAAACAACAGAGTCAAATCAGTACTTCAACTTCCAGACAAAAGGTGGTTATCACTTATCTATATAAAAATCAATTTACCACTATGTTTTCCCCCTTTTAACATTTAAGTATGCAATAATATATTTCTGGAAAAAGCAGATGGCAGCATGTTCTGGTTATTGCAATACTCGCAGGCATTGTTTAGAGCCAAGCTGCTATTAGTGGCACAATCTCAATTCTGAGCTATTAGTGCTGTTCCTTAAAATGCTTGATATACATACCAGAGATCAATTGGATCTTGATTATACTATATGCATACGCTTAAGATATATGGAGCAGAAGGTTTAAGGTTTAATAATATAAGTACACAAAACCAATACATAGTAGCAACCGAAGGAATTAATAACCAACGATTCCCCATCCATTTGAATATATTTGGTGTACAGAAAAACCCAGATGCAAAAAAAAAATCACCATGCAAATCCAAGCTTAAGTTAGTATAGCGGGCCAATGTAGAATCTAGTTAAATTGCTTCCACAACATGTGCAAACCAGAAAAGTGAAATCACCATGCTAAACCCAAGCTGATGTTATTATAGCAGGCCAATGTAGAATCTAGTTAAATTGCTTTGACAAACATGTGCAACCCAAAGAAATATTAACATTGTTATGGCTCAAACAGAAGAAGCCATAATTTCAGACAATGTAAAAGGACCCACCAAAAATTATGAAGTAGAACTAGATGATGGACTATGAATTATGAAATCTAATATCACAGCTAAAAAACAAAGCTATTGCCACAAGAATAAATAAATCCACCACTAGCATGTTCTATCAGATTCACATTGTTGACTAATTGACAAAGCTATTTCCATCCTGCACGAACAATAAACTGCTATCTGCAACTCATATAGTAGCAGTGTATAGTATCCTACCATGACTCACCGCCCCTTGGTGTTCTCTCATACCAGCATAATATTACATCAAACTGGTTCAGAGAAATAAGCCGATGTGTGCAGTTTAACAAGTGAGACACACAACTTCATC
Coding sequences within it:
- the LOC125542724 gene encoding zinc finger transcription factor YY1-like, with the translated sequence MEYAAAGAGGYYYYPPAQQPQPPPQTLRRRPRPAARWVKQWIPQDLASPGSKCALFKWVREDVYKNLKENGGVGQEPEAQPRKVEPATEILFLCSYDNCGKTFVDVAALRKHAHVHGERQYVCQEPGCGKKFVDSSKLKRHHLTHTGQKDFVCPHPGCGKAFSLDFNLRAHLKTHAVENYHICPFPACGKRFTSDFKLKCHIKTHEKTGSPIAVQHTPPAEKPQSTIKPSIQATPKPSAPTPPSFSSERPYVCPYEGCGKAYIHGYKLNLHLKTQHPDHNQENNGRSATPAAGYNYADGGDIAPNPKRSKTSQVHRAPPSNAYNVKVSSRMGVDTSGAKNQWPGKGMYDDDSEETEEDPGGNNVEDGWRYGNQNADDEETEEDED